One Malaclemys terrapin pileata isolate rMalTer1 chromosome 7, rMalTer1.hap1, whole genome shotgun sequence genomic region harbors:
- the AMT gene encoding aminomethyltransferase, mitochondrial isoform X2: MLRTGGRAMLRVGPRGRGPGAGGRRRCCSSGPDGLKQTPLHAFHRQQGGKMVNFAGWSMPVQYALSHLESHLHTRQHCSLFDVSHMLQTKVFGRDRVKFMESLVVGDIAELKPDQGTLSLFTNEEGGILDDLIVTSTSEQHLYVVSNAGCREKDWALMQGRAEDLRAAGGDVHLEFSENALLALQGPSAVQVLQTGVSDNLAKLPFMSSAVMGVFGVPGCRVTRCGYTGEDGVEISVPMGRAVELVELLLRDPQVQLAGLAARDSLRLEAGLCLYGNDIDETTTPVEAALVWTLGKRRRLAMDFPGAPVIVPQIKGKVKRKRVGLISTGPPIRPHMPILSPEGRPIGKVTSGCPSPCLKKNVAMGYVEGEQSRVGTVVAVEVRKKSCPALVTRMPFVPTRYHMLK; the protein is encoded by the exons GACGGCCTGAAGCAGACGCCCCTCCACGCCTTCCACCGGCAGCAGGGTGGTAAGATGGTGAACTTCGCTGGCTGGAGCATGCCTGTGCAGTACGCGCTGAGCCACCTGGAGTCCCACCTGCACACACGCCAGCACTGCTCCCTCTTTGATGTCTCCCACATGCTGCAG ACCAAGGTGTTTGGCCGGGACCGGGTGAAGTTCATGGAGAGCCTGGTGGTTGGGGACATCGCGGAGCTGAAGCCGGACCAG GGCACCCTGTCTCTCTTCACTAACGAGGAGGGAGGCATCCTCGACGACCTGATCGTGACCAGCACGTCGGAGCAGCACCTCTACGTGGTGTCCAACgcaggctgcagggagaaggaCTGGGCCCTGATGCAG GGCCGAGCAGAGGATCTGCGGGCTGCAGGTGGCGACGTGCACctagagttctctgaaaacgcgCTGCTAGCTCTGCAAG GTCCATCGGCGGTGCAGGTGCTGCAGACAGGCGTGTCGGACAACCTGGCCAAGCTGCCCTTCATGAGTAGTGCGGTGATGGGCGTGTTTGGGGTGCCAGGCTGTAGGGTGACGCGCTGCGGCTACACCGGAGAGGATGGTGTGGAG ATCTCGGTGCCCATGGGGCGCGCGGTGGAGCTGGTGGAGCTGCTACTCAGGGACCCACAAGTGCAGTTGGCAGGGCTGGCGGCCAGGGACAGCTTGCGCCTGGAGGCGGGGCTCTGTCTCTATGGCAACGACATTGATGAGACGACCACGCCTGTGGAGGCGGCTCTGGTGTGGACACTGG GGAAGCGGCGCCGGCTGGCTATGGATTTCCCCGGTGCCCCAGTCATTGTGCCCCAGATCAAAGGGAAGGTTAAGCGCAAGCGCGTGGGGCTGATTTCCACAGGCCCCCCCATCCGGCCACACATGCccatcctgagcccagagggcaggCCCATCG GCAAAGTGACCagtggctgcccctctccctgcctgaaGAAGAATGTGGCCATGGGCTATGTGGAGGGCGAGCAGAGCCGGGTGGGCACGGTGGTGGCAGTGGAGGTGCGGAAGAagagctgccctgccctggtCACCAGGATGCCCTTTGTGCCCACCCGCTACCACATGCTCAAGTGA
- the AMT gene encoding aminomethyltransferase, mitochondrial isoform X1 has translation MLRTGGRAMLRVGPRGRGPGAGGRRRCCSSGPDGLKQTPLHAFHRQQGGKMVNFAGWSMPVQYALSHLESHLHTRQHCSLFDVSHMLQTKVFGRDRVKFMESLVVGDIAELKPDQGTLSLFTNEEGGILDDLIVTSTSEQHLYVVSNAGCREKDWALMQGRAEDLRAAGGDVHLEFSENALLALQDAEAFAELLPCSLCPGPSAVQVLQTGVSDNLAKLPFMSSAVMGVFGVPGCRVTRCGYTGEDGVEISVPMGRAVELVELLLRDPQVQLAGLAARDSLRLEAGLCLYGNDIDETTTPVEAALVWTLGKRRRLAMDFPGAPVIVPQIKGKVKRKRVGLISTGPPIRPHMPILSPEGRPIGKVTSGCPSPCLKKNVAMGYVEGEQSRVGTVVAVEVRKKSCPALVTRMPFVPTRYHMLK, from the exons GACGGCCTGAAGCAGACGCCCCTCCACGCCTTCCACCGGCAGCAGGGTGGTAAGATGGTGAACTTCGCTGGCTGGAGCATGCCTGTGCAGTACGCGCTGAGCCACCTGGAGTCCCACCTGCACACACGCCAGCACTGCTCCCTCTTTGATGTCTCCCACATGCTGCAG ACCAAGGTGTTTGGCCGGGACCGGGTGAAGTTCATGGAGAGCCTGGTGGTTGGGGACATCGCGGAGCTGAAGCCGGACCAG GGCACCCTGTCTCTCTTCACTAACGAGGAGGGAGGCATCCTCGACGACCTGATCGTGACCAGCACGTCGGAGCAGCACCTCTACGTGGTGTCCAACgcaggctgcagggagaaggaCTGGGCCCTGATGCAG GGCCGAGCAGAGGATCTGCGGGCTGCAGGTGGCGACGTGCACctagagttctctgaaaacgcgCTGCTAGCTCTGCAAG atgcTGAGGCTTTCGCTGAGCTCCTCCCATGCTCTCTGTGCCCAGGTCCATCGGCGGTGCAGGTGCTGCAGACAGGCGTGTCGGACAACCTGGCCAAGCTGCCCTTCATGAGTAGTGCGGTGATGGGCGTGTTTGGGGTGCCAGGCTGTAGGGTGACGCGCTGCGGCTACACCGGAGAGGATGGTGTGGAG ATCTCGGTGCCCATGGGGCGCGCGGTGGAGCTGGTGGAGCTGCTACTCAGGGACCCACAAGTGCAGTTGGCAGGGCTGGCGGCCAGGGACAGCTTGCGCCTGGAGGCGGGGCTCTGTCTCTATGGCAACGACATTGATGAGACGACCACGCCTGTGGAGGCGGCTCTGGTGTGGACACTGG GGAAGCGGCGCCGGCTGGCTATGGATTTCCCCGGTGCCCCAGTCATTGTGCCCCAGATCAAAGGGAAGGTTAAGCGCAAGCGCGTGGGGCTGATTTCCACAGGCCCCCCCATCCGGCCACACATGCccatcctgagcccagagggcaggCCCATCG GCAAAGTGACCagtggctgcccctctccctgcctgaaGAAGAATGTGGCCATGGGCTATGTGGAGGGCGAGCAGAGCCGGGTGGGCACGGTGGTGGCAGTGGAGGTGCGGAAGAagagctgccctgccctggtCACCAGGATGCCCTTTGTGCCCACCCGCTACCACATGCTCAAGTGA